From a single Dysidea avara chromosome 14, odDysAvar1.4, whole genome shotgun sequence genomic region:
- the LOC136244104 gene encoding uncharacterized protein, whose protein sequence is MVVKIDSVEVDEGLAQDLQMMVEDCSNAESVRDEFKRIFWEQQAAACRAKKNGVRWHPLFIRWCLNIMLTSGKTYDIIRESGFIRLPSRRTLRDYTNWMKLKSGFNAELLNYMREEFKIDTLPPWKRYVTIAFDEMKIREDLVFNKTTGEITGFVDYGEETFDERFEELRRRCNQGTQIRERVVATHMLVLMVRGIFFKMDIPIAQFPTAGVSADDLVYMTWKAVQMLSLVGLEVICMVADGASSNRKFFACHSIEKYKKMCITYKAPNLTLPGQFVYFMVDVLHLMKTTRNAWSNSQAKGTRHLEWMSSFNSQTSDVYDT, encoded by the exons ATGGTGGTTAAAATTGATAGTGTTGAAGTAGATGAAGGCTTGGCCCAGGACCTGCAAATGATGGTAGAAGACTGCAGTAATGCTGAATCAGTCAGAGATGAATTCAAGCGCATTTTTTGGGAACAACAG GCAGCTGCTTGCAGAGCTAAGAAGAATGGTGTGCGATGGCATCCACTTTTCATAAGGTGGTGCCTCAACATTATGTTAACCTCTGGCAAGACGTATGATATTATAAGAGAGTCTGGCTTTATACGATTACCATCAAGAAGAACGCTGAGGGATTACACCAACTGGATGAAACTCAAATCTGGCTTCAATGCTGAGCTACTAAATTACATGAGAGAGGAATTTAAGATTGACACATTGCCTCCATGGAAGAG GTATGTTACAATAGCGTTTGATGAAATGAAAATAAGGGAGGATTTAGTATTCAATAAAACAACTGGAGAGATAACTGGCTTTGTTGACTATGGTGAAGAAACTTTTGATGAACGATTTGAAGAGTTAAGGAGGAGGTGTAATCAAGGAACACAGATTAGGGAGAGGGTTGTGGCTACGCATATGCTTGTGCTGATGGTGAGGGGAATATTCTTCAAAATGGATATTCCAATTGCTCAGTTCCCTACAGCAG GTGTGTCTGCTGATGATTTGGTATACATGACATGGAAGGCAGTTCAGATGCTGTCTTTAGTGGGGCTAGAG GTTATATGTATGGTTGCTGATGGTGCCAGTAGCAATAGGAAGTTTTTTGCCTGTCATTCGATAGAAAAGTACAAGAAGATGTGTATAACTTACAAGGCACCAAACTTAACCCTACCCGGACAATTTGTGTACTTCATGGTTGATGTACTGCATTTAATGAAAACAACTAGGAATGCTTGGAGCAATTCTCAAGCTAAAGGAACACGTCACTTGGAA